A DNA window from Nitrospira sp. contains the following coding sequences:
- a CDS encoding hypothetical protein (Evidence 5 : Unknown function; MaGe:77308535), with product MSSVGIHACLYPFMQNAVRSVSRKIYNLIIYPYNSKLLSIAKQPRKMTAQGRQLSH from the coding sequence GTGTCTTCCGTTGGAATTCATGCCTGTCTGTATCCGTTCATGCAGAACGCTGTCCGTTCTGTCAGTAGAAAAATTTATAACTTAATTATATACCCTTATAATAGCAAATTACTCTCCATAGCCAAGCAACCTCGAAAAATGACAGCCCAGGGGAGACAGCTTTCCCATTGA
- a CDS encoding Flagellar hook-associated protein flgK (MaGe:77308537), whose translation MMSAIDTALSGLTNFAKKLEVSAHNVANINTDGFHKSRVESVEVGTGGVLPVVQKDDSAGPSVLKDRGYGAAQVELSNVDLGEEAVSQIVAQRGFEANLHTLKTADDMLGSIIDTKR comes from the coding sequence ATGATGTCCGCTATCGATACCGCCTTATCGGGTCTGACCAACTTCGCCAAAAAGCTCGAGGTGTCCGCACACAACGTGGCGAACATCAACACCGACGGGTTCCATAAATCGAGGGTGGAATCCGTTGAAGTGGGAACTGGCGGCGTGCTGCCAGTGGTCCAGAAGGACGATTCGGCCGGGCCGAGCGTATTGAAAGACCGTGGGTACGGTGCGGCTCAAGTCGAATTGTCTAATGTCGATCTCGGAGAAGAGGCCGTCAGCCAAATCGTCGCCCAGCGCGGATTCGAGGCCAATCTCCACACGCTGAAAACCGCCGACGATATGCTGGGCAGCATCATCGACACGAAGCGGTAA
- a CDS encoding B12-binding domain-containing protein (MaGe:77308538), producing MTAPRVLLLIPPLTQLNTPYPSTAYLTGFLQSHGIACEQADLGIEMVLRLFSRDGLQKIFHLVRQWQDRLPEQALAMLADEETYLSTIDTVVSFLQGKTPEAAEQILRPGFLPQGFRFNGKTRFAKSVSLDDRAKHWGTLYLEDLADLVQATVSPSFALSRYAEHLAHSASSFDRLASALTEPLSVTDEFLLDALWPHLDRTKPTLVGLSVPFPGNLYGAFRVAQAIKQLQPNLPIVLGGGYANTELRRISDPRVFDYVDFITLDDGERPLLSLLEHLAGQRRHTELCRTFYRKDQRVLFADDRSSPNFSMGEVGCPTYRGLPLDRYLTILDSTNPMHRLWSEGHWNKLTVAHGCYWKQCTFCDVGLDYIGRYEATPTERLILQIEQLIAETGQRGFHFVDEAAPPAALKALALGVLERRIDITWWGNIRFEEAFSPDLCKLLAASGCIAVTAGLEAASDRLLDKMKKGITVDQTALVAAAFQEAGIMIHAYLMYGFPSETIQEAVDALERVRQLFKADLIQSAFWHRFTTTAHSPVGLDPKANGLRILGPAFEGFADNDLIHRDRIGKTPTWLGEGLRRSMLNFLEGRGLTLDVRQWFDYEVPAPNVPKNWVRTLLRKQATTDSLPLERRLVWLGNRPVLATHASHITLTLEGRFAKTVIRLPHKQGQWLHTILTQATPRKHKTTPYPWIRDIQASFPGAVEHFSTFLQHPAWKEARAAGLLLV from the coding sequence ATGACCGCGCCCCGAGTTCTGTTACTGATTCCCCCACTCACCCAGCTGAATACGCCATACCCATCCACCGCTTACCTCACCGGATTCTTGCAGTCTCACGGGATCGCCTGTGAACAGGCCGATCTTGGAATTGAAATGGTCCTGCGCCTCTTCAGTCGCGATGGACTGCAAAAAATCTTTCACCTTGTGCGGCAATGGCAAGACCGCCTGCCCGAACAAGCCCTCGCCATGCTGGCCGACGAAGAGACCTATTTGAGTACGATCGACACCGTTGTATCCTTCCTGCAAGGCAAGACTCCAGAAGCCGCTGAGCAAATCCTCCGTCCTGGGTTTCTTCCACAGGGATTCCGATTCAACGGCAAGACACGATTTGCAAAATCTGTTTCTCTTGATGACCGAGCAAAACACTGGGGCACGCTCTACCTCGAAGACCTGGCCGATCTTGTTCAAGCGACTGTCAGTCCATCTTTCGCCCTCAGCCGTTACGCCGAACACCTGGCGCACTCCGCGTCGTCATTCGACCGATTAGCCTCGGCCCTCACCGAACCGCTCAGCGTGACGGATGAATTTCTGCTGGATGCCTTGTGGCCACACCTCGATCGCACGAAACCAACTCTCGTAGGATTGTCGGTTCCCTTTCCCGGCAATCTCTATGGCGCATTTCGGGTTGCCCAAGCGATTAAGCAACTGCAGCCAAACCTCCCTATTGTGCTTGGCGGCGGCTATGCCAATACTGAACTACGCCGGATCAGCGACCCACGAGTATTCGACTACGTGGACTTCATCACGCTGGACGACGGAGAACGGCCGCTCCTCTCGCTTCTCGAACATCTCGCCGGCCAACGGCGGCACACCGAACTCTGCCGGACATTTTACCGAAAAGACCAGCGCGTGCTCTTCGCCGACGACCGCTCATCGCCGAATTTCAGCATGGGCGAGGTCGGCTGTCCGACCTATCGCGGGTTGCCGCTGGATCGCTACCTAACAATCCTCGACAGCACCAATCCGATGCATCGCCTCTGGTCCGAAGGCCATTGGAATAAGCTGACCGTCGCGCATGGCTGCTATTGGAAACAATGCACATTTTGCGATGTCGGGCTCGACTACATCGGCCGGTACGAAGCGACGCCGACCGAACGGTTGATCCTGCAAATCGAACAATTGATTGCCGAGACAGGACAACGGGGATTCCACTTTGTGGATGAAGCCGCTCCGCCTGCGGCACTCAAAGCACTGGCGCTGGGAGTCCTGGAACGAAGGATCGACATAACCTGGTGGGGAAACATCCGGTTCGAAGAAGCGTTTTCACCGGATCTGTGCAAGCTCTTAGCCGCCTCCGGCTGTATCGCCGTGACAGCAGGACTGGAAGCGGCCTCAGACCGCCTGCTCGACAAAATGAAAAAAGGGATCACGGTCGATCAGACGGCACTCGTAGCCGCCGCCTTTCAAGAAGCCGGCATCATGATCCACGCATATCTCATGTACGGATTTCCTTCGGAAACAATCCAAGAAGCCGTGGATGCCCTCGAACGCGTGCGGCAGCTCTTCAAGGCAGACCTGATACAATCGGCCTTCTGGCACCGATTCACCACCACCGCTCACAGCCCGGTCGGCCTTGATCCCAAAGCGAACGGGCTACGCATCCTCGGCCCAGCGTTTGAAGGCTTCGCCGATAATGATCTGATTCACCGAGACCGCATTGGGAAAACACCTACCTGGCTGGGCGAAGGCTTGCGCCGATCCATGTTGAACTTTCTGGAAGGGCGCGGTTTGACGCTGGATGTCCGGCAGTGGTTTGACTATGAAGTCCCTGCCCCCAATGTCCCTAAGAACTGGGTACGGACGCTTCTCCGCAAGCAAGCGACAACGGACTCTCTGCCACTTGAACGCCGGCTGGTGTGGCTCGGCAATCGACCAGTCTTAGCAACGCACGCCAGCCACATCACCCTGACCCTGGAAGGGCGATTTGCCAAAACCGTCATCCGCCTCCCCCACAAGCAGGGGCAGTGGTTGCATACCATCCTCACGCAAGCAACCCCACGCAAACACAAAACAACGCCCTATCCATGGATTCGAGACATCCAAGCCAGCTTTCCAGGCGCTGTCGAACATTTTTCCACGTTTTTACAGCATCCTGCTTGGAAAGAAGCCCGCGCCGCCGGATTGTTACTGGTCTAG
- a CDS encoding Alkyl hydroperoxide reductase subunit C-like protein (MaGe:77308539), with product MAVRLGDEAPNFTADTTEGPINFHEWLGGGWGILFSHPKDYTPVCTTELGTVAKITPEFKKRGVKVIAVSVDPLDSHKGWINDINETQKTTMNYPIIADPDKKVATLYDMIHPNAIDNMTVRSVFIVGPDKKVKLTLTYPASCGRNFDELLRVVDSLQLTSKFKVATPANWKDGEDCIITPAVNDAEAKTLFPKGFKTVKPYLRYTPQPNK from the coding sequence ATGGCAGTACGTTTAGGAGATGAAGCCCCGAATTTTACGGCCGACACGACTGAAGGGCCGATCAACTTTCATGAATGGCTTGGTGGCGGATGGGGGATTTTGTTCTCGCATCCGAAGGACTATACCCCGGTTTGCACGACTGAGTTGGGGACTGTGGCCAAGATCACTCCTGAGTTCAAGAAGCGAGGGGTGAAAGTCATTGCGGTCAGCGTCGATCCATTGGATTCTCATAAGGGGTGGATCAACGATATCAATGAGACTCAGAAGACCACGATGAACTATCCGATCATTGCCGACCCGGACAAGAAGGTCGCAACCCTCTACGACATGATCCATCCGAATGCGATCGACAACATGACGGTCCGTTCGGTCTTCATTGTCGGACCTGATAAAAAAGTGAAGCTGACATTGACCTATCCGGCTTCATGTGGGCGGAACTTCGATGAATTGTTGCGAGTTGTCGATTCGCTCCAGCTGACCTCCAAGTTCAAAGTCGCGACTCCGGCGAACTGGAAGGACGGAGAAGATTGCATCATTACTCCGGCAGTGAACGACGCGGAGGCCAAGACGCTTTTCCCGAAGGGGTTTAAGACGGTGAAGCCGTATCTGCGCTATACGCCGCAGCCGAATAAGTAA
- a CDS encoding hypothetical protein (Evidence 4 : Unknown function but conserved in other organisms; MaGe:77308540), giving the protein MDKPQAGQKLRITTDPMYQLLREGCIKEFNAKKSSGDTCDLKSSDLRGLDLRGLDATGLDFSDCYFRQSDLRGIDFSQSNLRGASINACKVSGALFPAELTASEIELSLLQGTRMRYTAK; this is encoded by the coding sequence ATGGATAAACCGCAGGCAGGACAAAAGCTTCGCATCACCACAGATCCCATGTATCAATTACTCCGCGAAGGCTGCATTAAGGAGTTCAACGCCAAGAAGTCCTCGGGCGATACATGCGACTTGAAAAGCTCCGACCTGCGAGGGCTGGATCTCCGCGGGCTGGATGCCACCGGGCTGGATTTCAGCGACTGCTACTTCCGGCAATCCGATCTGCGTGGGATCGACTTCAGCCAGTCTAACTTGAGAGGCGCCTCCATTAACGCCTGCAAGGTCTCCGGCGCTCTCTTTCCGGCTGAACTCACCGCATCAGAAATTGAGCTCTCGCTCTTGCAAGGCACCCGTATGCGATATACGGCAAAATAA
- a CDS encoding hypothetical protein (Evidence 4 : Unknown function but conserved in other organisms; MaGe:77308541): MRKFFRPLPLAIGFGGALLLYALVGFFLLPYLITTYAVPKVAETIRHPVVVREVAINPFELSVRIAGLEIRDTDQTPVVGFEEFFVNFQAVSLFRLAYVFDVIRLTMPYVAVKVAPNGHLNLLDLVPPDAPGDQPPPPATPEPPGEIPAVQIGQFEIAQGIVEFRDESKPRPVAIDIVPIGIVLKNFHTKPGGDNTYSFVAELGKGEVLDWNGTITLEPIRSEGTVALSGVKIPTIFQAVQGQFNFDIPGGTIDLKVPYRLDMGATPMDVTVSDAFLHLADVGIVEKGDVNPVISVPSFALDGIQMDLRQHQVSIASIGVENASDRVWLNPDKSLNLQALFTPVESRSAAEAPAPPVSVNEPAKESPPWSVAVKEVQIKNHTIRFEDRSLPSTMQAKVVVNSVRSHDLAWPIKGPIPLAVDQTINDTGRFTLDGQMAVSPFQADFTLALKSLGLAPFEPYLQQATRVGIDDGSLDIDGALHLAVEHPKAPFMTFRGNLGVKSLALVNREEGLPFASWKHLLLKQIALTVDPTTVALDEVGLDQLRVQVAVQPDGTMNLAHLVKAPKETEATPSQSAGKPGPAPEITIKTVKLMKGAVMFQDDSIAPTVRTGLEELTGTVKGLSSKQMAKADVDLSGKLGRVAPLRIVGKINPLTENAFTDLSVKFDNIDLTTAGPYSGKYVGYPIRKGKLFLDLAYKVSQHELEAENKVLIDQLGFGEKVESPDATSLPVPLVVALLKDRKGQIAIDLPVRGNLKDPDFKYGRALLNVVLTLLGKAVTSPFALIGSLVGGSGEGLEAIEFPPGRSDLTESEAKKLATLVTVLTERPALSLDVAGIADRQVDAQVLAEDRFLERLRQLKLEETGRPSGKEPLPALSPEDESRLTAAWYAKQFPPAPEQPGVPPPSIAEKKTRLLKTITIEEEALRLLAQRRAERIRESLTQQGQVEEARVFMLEAGLKDGSGATVPTALTMAAR, from the coding sequence ATGCGTAAATTTTTCCGTCCTCTTCCTCTCGCAATTGGGTTTGGCGGCGCGCTGTTGCTCTATGCGCTGGTTGGGTTTTTCCTGCTGCCATACCTCATTACCACTTACGCGGTACCGAAAGTCGCCGAGACGATCCGCCATCCGGTGGTGGTGAGAGAAGTGGCCATCAATCCCTTTGAATTGTCGGTACGGATCGCGGGACTGGAAATTCGTGACACCGATCAGACGCCCGTGGTCGGGTTCGAGGAATTTTTTGTGAATTTCCAGGCGGTCTCGTTGTTTCGCCTGGCCTATGTATTCGATGTGATCCGTCTGACGATGCCCTATGTGGCGGTAAAAGTGGCGCCGAATGGCCATCTGAATTTGCTCGATTTAGTTCCTCCGGATGCGCCGGGCGATCAACCGCCTCCTCCCGCGACACCGGAGCCGCCGGGAGAGATTCCAGCTGTCCAGATTGGGCAGTTCGAGATCGCTCAGGGTATTGTGGAGTTTCGAGACGAGTCCAAGCCTCGGCCGGTGGCCATCGATATTGTGCCGATTGGAATCGTTCTGAAAAATTTTCACACCAAGCCGGGTGGAGACAATACCTATTCGTTCGTTGCGGAGCTAGGCAAAGGGGAGGTGCTGGATTGGAACGGCACCATCACCTTGGAGCCGATTCGCTCCGAGGGCACGGTGGCGTTGAGCGGAGTGAAGATTCCCACGATTTTTCAGGCTGTGCAGGGACAATTCAATTTCGACATTCCGGGCGGCACGATCGACCTCAAGGTGCCCTATCGACTCGATATGGGGGCGACTCCAATGGATGTCACCGTCTCGGATGCGTTTCTTCACCTCGCGGATGTCGGCATTGTTGAAAAGGGCGATGTGAATCCGGTGATCTCTGTCCCGTCCTTTGCACTCGATGGCATTCAGATGGATCTGCGGCAGCACCAGGTGTCGATTGCGTCGATCGGTGTGGAGAATGCATCGGACCGAGTCTGGCTGAATCCCGATAAGAGCCTGAATCTGCAAGCGCTCTTTACGCCTGTCGAGAGCCGGTCGGCGGCTGAGGCGCCAGCTCCACCTGTTTCGGTGAACGAGCCGGCCAAGGAGTCGCCGCCTTGGTCGGTGGCGGTGAAGGAGGTGCAGATCAAGAATCATACGATTCGATTTGAGGATCGGTCTTTGCCGTCCACGATGCAGGCCAAAGTTGTGGTGAACTCCGTGCGCTCGCATGATCTGGCTTGGCCGATCAAAGGACCGATCCCGCTCGCTGTCGATCAGACGATCAACGATACCGGCAGGTTTACGTTGGACGGCCAGATGGCGGTGTCGCCCTTTCAAGCGGACTTTACGCTGGCGCTGAAGAGCTTGGGCTTGGCGCCATTTGAACCCTATCTGCAACAGGCGACTCGTGTCGGCATCGATGACGGTTCGCTGGATATTGATGGAGCGCTCCACTTGGCGGTCGAACATCCGAAGGCGCCGTTCATGACGTTCCGAGGAAACCTGGGTGTGAAGTCGCTGGCGCTGGTCAACCGGGAAGAGGGATTGCCGTTTGCTTCCTGGAAGCATCTTCTGCTGAAGCAGATTGCGCTGACTGTCGATCCGACAACGGTGGCGTTGGACGAAGTCGGTCTCGATCAGCTTCGCGTGCAAGTCGCGGTGCAGCCCGATGGCACGATGAATCTGGCGCATTTGGTCAAAGCGCCGAAGGAGACGGAGGCGACGCCCAGCCAGTCGGCCGGCAAGCCAGGGCCGGCACCGGAAATCACCATTAAGACGGTGAAGCTGATGAAGGGCGCGGTGATGTTTCAAGACGACTCGATTGCGCCGACGGTGCGGACGGGACTCGAAGAGTTGACGGGAACGGTGAAAGGGCTGTCGTCGAAGCAGATGGCGAAGGCGGATGTCGATCTCTCGGGCAAGCTTGGGCGTGTGGCGCCATTGCGGATTGTGGGCAAGATCAATCCGCTCACGGAGAACGCGTTTACCGATCTCTCGGTCAAGTTCGACAATATCGATTTGACTACGGCGGGTCCCTATAGCGGGAAGTATGTGGGCTATCCTATTCGGAAGGGGAAGCTGTTCCTGGATTTAGCCTATAAAGTATCGCAGCATGAGCTGGAAGCGGAAAACAAGGTGCTCATCGATCAGCTGGGTTTTGGAGAGAAGGTCGAGAGTCCCGATGCCACCTCGCTGCCGGTTCCTTTGGTCGTTGCGCTGCTCAAGGATCGCAAAGGGCAGATTGCGATCGATCTGCCGGTGCGCGGGAATCTGAAGGACCCGGATTTTAAGTATGGCCGTGCTCTGCTCAATGTCGTGCTCACACTTTTGGGAAAAGCGGTGACCTCGCCATTTGCTTTGATTGGGTCGCTTGTCGGAGGCAGCGGGGAAGGTCTGGAAGCCATCGAATTTCCTCCGGGCCGGAGCGATCTGACTGAGAGCGAGGCGAAGAAGCTGGCGACGCTGGTGACGGTGCTGACGGAGCGGCCGGCCTTGTCCTTGGATGTCGCCGGCATAGCCGATAGGCAAGTGGATGCGCAGGTGCTCGCGGAAGATCGCTTCCTTGAGCGCTTGCGTCAGCTCAAACTTGAGGAGACCGGTCGGCCGTCTGGCAAGGAGCCGCTTCCTGCTCTTTCGCCGGAGGATGAATCTCGGTTGACGGCGGCCTGGTATGCCAAGCAATTTCCTCCGGCACCGGAGCAGCCAGGCGTCCCACCACCTTCGATTGCTGAGAAAAAGACGCGGTTGCTTAAGACCATCACGATTGAGGAGGAGGCGCTCCGTCTTCTAGCGCAACGTCGCGCGGAGCGGATCAGGGAAAGCTTGACGCAGCAGGGACAGGTCGAAGAGGCTCGAGTCTTCATGTTAGAAGCGGGACTGAAGGACGGGAGCGGAGCTACCGTGCCGACAGCGCTTACGATGGCGGCGCGCTAG